One genomic segment of Acinetobacter oleivorans DR1 includes these proteins:
- the uraH gene encoding hydroxyisourate hydrolase, whose product MISTHILDTNLGKPAAQVEVKLFHAETHELIATATTNPDGRVGDFEITDFAAGAYQLEFEIAPYFSSQQIKTFFPRVCIQFFVEDINQHYHIPLLISPFAYSTYRGS is encoded by the coding sequence ATGATCAGCACTCATATTTTAGATACGAATTTAGGCAAACCAGCTGCACAAGTAGAAGTGAAGTTGTTTCATGCAGAAACCCATGAGTTGATTGCAACCGCAACCACTAATCCAGACGGTCGAGTGGGTGATTTTGAAATAACAGACTTTGCAGCAGGTGCTTATCAACTTGAATTTGAGATTGCGCCTTATTTTTCATCGCAGCAAATTAAAACTTTTTTCCCACGTGTTTGTATTCAATTTTTTGTAGAAGACATCAATCAGCATTATCACATTCCATTACTGATCAGCCCGTTTGCTTACTCCACTTATCGCGGTAGTTAA
- the uraD gene encoding 2-oxo-4-hydroxy-4-carboxy-5-ureidoimidazoline decarboxylase produces MFLAEFNQAPPEQLKTLLKNCVHIPAWAEKITSGRPYSSKASLLEHAENLSQMWSWQDIETALATHPKIGERQAKKQLNAKEQHFSNQEQAGISLDEQTQQALLQGNLDYEQKFGFIFLIKAAGLSSDEILKKLQERLQHDLAIEKVIVHQQLSAIALLRLSQEIQA; encoded by the coding sequence GTGTTTTTAGCCGAGTTTAATCAAGCCCCACCCGAACAACTCAAGACTTTGTTAAAAAACTGTGTCCACATTCCAGCATGGGCCGAGAAAATCACTTCAGGACGTCCCTATTCATCAAAAGCATCTCTTTTAGAGCATGCAGAAAATTTAAGTCAAATGTGGTCATGGCAAGACATTGAAACTGCTTTAGCAACCCATCCAAAAATTGGTGAACGACAAGCAAAAAAACAACTCAATGCAAAAGAGCAACATTTTTCAAATCAGGAACAAGCTGGCATTTCTTTAGATGAACAAACGCAACAAGCGCTGCTACAAGGCAACCTCGATTATGAACAAAAGTTTGGCTTTATTTTTTTAATTAAAGCAGCGGGCCTCAGTAGCGATGAGATTTTAAAAAAGCTACAAGAACGTTTACAACATGACTTAGCTATCGAAAAAGTAATTGTACATCAGCAACTCTCAGCGATTGCTCTATTACGTCTATCTCAGGAAATACAAGCATGA
- the puuE gene encoding allantoinase PuuE, which yields MSKSYLSGAELIEQIQKSPYSRDLIGYHGQPPQVKWPNNAKIAVQFVLNYEEGGEKHIEHGDDGSEQFLSEIIGAASYPAKHMSMDSMYEYGSRAGFWRIHNEFQKRKLPMTIFGVAMALVRNPYIVEAIKQADYDVVSHGYRWLHYQDADIELEKQHIEQALSVLENLFGNKVIGWYTGRDSPNTRQLLAEFPQIQYDSDYYGDDLPFWTTLTNAAGASRPHLIIPYTLECNDMKFCSPGGFNSSEQFFQYLKDSFDVLYAEGENAPKMMSIGMHCRILGRPGRFKALQKFLDYIQMHDRVWICSRQDIAEHWYKNHITK from the coding sequence GTGTCCAAATCTTATCTATCTGGAGCCGAGCTCATTGAGCAAATTCAAAAGTCTCCTTATTCACGTGATTTGATCGGTTATCACGGACAGCCTCCACAAGTTAAATGGCCTAACAATGCCAAGATTGCAGTGCAATTTGTTCTTAATTATGAAGAAGGTGGCGAAAAACATATTGAGCACGGCGATGATGGCTCAGAACAGTTTTTATCGGAGATTATTGGCGCTGCAAGTTACCCAGCCAAACATATGTCGATGGACTCGATGTACGAATATGGTTCACGTGCTGGTTTTTGGCGCATTCATAATGAGTTCCAAAAGCGCAAACTTCCAATGACCATTTTTGGAGTTGCAATGGCACTTGTCCGCAATCCTTATATTGTGGAAGCGATTAAGCAAGCTGATTATGATGTGGTTTCTCATGGTTACCGTTGGCTTCACTATCAAGATGCTGATATTGAGTTAGAAAAACAGCATATAGAACAAGCTTTATCTGTCTTAGAAAACTTGTTTGGAAATAAAGTGATCGGTTGGTACACTGGACGTGATAGCCCTAATACACGTCAATTACTTGCAGAATTCCCACAAATTCAATACGACTCTGATTATTATGGCGATGATCTGCCTTTTTGGACGACTCTCACCAATGCTGCGGGTGCATCACGTCCTCATCTGATTATTCCGTATACTCTGGAATGTAACGATATGAAATTCTGCTCACCGGGTGGATTTAATAGTTCAGAACAATTTTTTCAATATTTAAAAGATAGTTTTGATGTGCTGTATGCAGAGGGAGAAAATGCACCAAAAATGATGTCGATTGGAATGCATTGCCGTATTTTAGGGCGCCCAGGCCGTTTTAAAGCACTACAAAAGTTTCTCGACTATATTCAAATGCACGATCGAGTCTGGATATGTAGTCGTCAAGACATTGCTGAACATTGGTATAAAAATCACATAACTAAATAA
- a CDS encoding HPF/RaiA family ribosome-associated protein, translating into MNIEIRTDKNIHNSERLITYVRAELTQEFQRHSERITHFSVHFSDENGDKGGDKDIHCMIEARPSGLKPVAVHHKAGNIDASIHGAIEKLKRSLEHTFEKKEHPRGGQPEFIDDEV; encoded by the coding sequence ATGAATATTGAAATCCGCACAGATAAAAACATCCATAACAGCGAACGTTTAATTACTTATGTACGTGCAGAACTTACTCAAGAATTCCAACGTCATAGCGAACGTATTACGCATTTTTCGGTTCATTTTAGTGATGAAAATGGGGACAAAGGTGGTGACAAAGATATCCACTGTATGATTGAAGCGCGTCCTTCAGGTTTAAAACCGGTTGCAGTGCACCATAAAGCAGGAAATATTGACGCTTCAATTCATGGCGCGATTGAAAAATTAAAACGTAGCCTCGAACATACTTTTGAGAAAAAAGAACACCCGAGAGGTGGGCAACCAGAATTCATTGATGATGAAGTTTAA
- a CDS encoding ankyrin repeat domain-containing protein has product MLTTQQQALIKAIEELELAQVQKLLADGLDPNFIDPEQGPPVSIICDGIFKWWENVSEAYEAGTPLSKEEKQQSLQVYLDILEALIQAKANVHLWDAEEFYGPLWDAASSACAPAVQRLLDEKVDPNSRDEEGLTVLSSISQLFFDCDFDEIDWSESLEEERETLELLRRHGAKMTKELTT; this is encoded by the coding sequence ATGTTAACCACCCAGCAGCAAGCTTTAATTAAAGCCATAGAAGAATTAGAACTCGCGCAAGTGCAGAAATTACTTGCTGACGGACTTGATCCGAACTTTATTGATCCAGAGCAAGGGCCACCTGTATCAATTATCTGTGACGGAATTTTTAAATGGTGGGAAAATGTATCGGAAGCTTATGAAGCTGGTACACCATTATCAAAAGAAGAGAAGCAACAATCGTTACAAGTTTATCTCGATATTCTTGAAGCCCTAATTCAAGCTAAAGCCAATGTACACCTTTGGGATGCAGAAGAGTTTTATGGCCCGTTATGGGATGCAGCAAGCTCGGCATGTGCTCCTGCTGTTCAACGTTTACTCGATGAAAAAGTTGATCCAAACTCACGTGATGAAGAAGGACTCACCGTTTTATCTTCAATCAGTCAGTTGTTCTTTGATTGCGATTTTGATGAAATAGATTGGTCAGAATCACTTGAAGAAGAGCGTGAAACATTAGAGTTATTGCGCCGTCATGGGGCTAAAATGACAAAAGAATTAACTACTTGA
- a CDS encoding transporter: MKIVQILTFALTTVAAGSTFAAEFSFDRPGAGFGTGITPVGKLAWEQGLPSATYTESTVDGVKEKTVTVSEDMLFRTGLADGLELQLGWQGPAWTQTKRAGKKTDNSGFGDVSIGLKKAIDLDDENLSMAVLAQAVIATGNDEFTAHDDIYSLSSAVAYKYDDLIDTSITMRYEVQNSNWAVTAIPAINYKIAGKLSGYSEFIYRKAESQDYEYGLGTGLVYAVNNRTQLDASIGVDLEGQDKSYNGGLGVAFLF; this comes from the coding sequence ATGAAAATAGTACAAATTTTAACTTTTGCCCTTACAACTGTTGCTGCTGGAAGTACTTTCGCAGCAGAGTTTTCCTTTGACCGTCCTGGAGCAGGCTTCGGAACAGGTATTACACCAGTGGGTAAGTTAGCTTGGGAACAAGGTTTACCTAGCGCGACTTATACAGAGTCGACTGTCGACGGCGTTAAAGAAAAGACCGTAACTGTAAGTGAAGATATGCTATTCCGTACAGGTTTGGCTGATGGCTTAGAATTACAATTAGGTTGGCAAGGTCCAGCATGGACTCAAACCAAACGTGCTGGCAAAAAAACTGACAATTCAGGCTTTGGTGATGTAAGCATCGGTTTGAAAAAAGCAATTGATCTAGATGATGAAAACTTATCAATGGCTGTGTTAGCTCAGGCTGTCATTGCAACTGGTAATGATGAATTTACTGCGCATGATGATATTTATAGCCTAAGCTCAGCAGTGGCTTATAAGTATGATGACTTGATTGATACCTCAATTACCATGCGTTACGAAGTGCAAAACAGTAATTGGGCTGTGACTGCAATTCCAGCAATCAACTATAAGATAGCTGGTAAACTTTCTGGATATTCTGAATTCATTTACCGTAAAGCTGAAAGCCAAGACTATGAATACGGTTTAGGTACAGGTTTAGTTTACGCTGTAAATAATCGTACTCAGCTTGACGCAAGTATCGGGGTCGATTTAGAGGGTCAAGACAAGAGCTACAATGGTGGCTTAGGCGTGGCGTTCTTGTTCTAA
- the dsbD gene encoding protein-disulfide reductase DsbD: MLMKKLIHQGILYFLAVAVCVFSQLVSAQDKLLSPEQAFSFSVESSEPHTASLSWQIQPNYYLYQHKFTVQQGTQPLALNLPKAIAQYDENYGQSQVYYHQVNFKIKTKPSEHYSVTWQGCAKDRICYPPQTIEFQTDADGLVGVQNQAGTAPKRLLDLANTQSDTSSDSKFLEKEQSTEPVVDPSTPQIAQDQIWSAKLIEHSLWYGVLLFLGLGMLLAFTPCSLPMLPILTSLIIREHKGLKAWTIALTFVCSMALVYAGLGLIASSAGLNFQRWLQQPATLIAFSLLFIVFALNLFGLFEIRLPQTWLNRLDRIQSMQQGGTLVGAGVMGVVSALLVGPCMTAPLAGTLLFISQTQNQWQGALLLFCLGFGMGIPLLLASILGAKFLPKAGDWMHQIKVIFAFLMLGLSLYFIRPLLPDWSMQVLSLVLGLAFIAYAVYQFFWKKGQLQWLYAILLLIVTPFVAYNQYQHIQNRTLQSSDHMAEWHVATSAADFQKILAAAPTDRAIVVDVYADWCVACQPIEHRILKAPEVQSALTPYYLIKLDLSHYDQSHEALLKQWNILGPPTYLFLSPEQKEIRALRLTGAFSQQELLQQLASLAKLKQS; this comes from the coding sequence ATGTTAATGAAAAAGCTTATTCATCAGGGAATTCTTTATTTTCTAGCAGTCGCTGTTTGTGTGTTTAGCCAGTTGGTTTCCGCACAAGATAAGCTGCTCTCGCCCGAACAAGCTTTTTCATTTTCGGTTGAATCTTCTGAGCCGCATACTGCGAGTTTATCTTGGCAGATTCAGCCAAATTACTATCTATATCAGCATAAATTTACCGTACAACAAGGTACTCAACCTTTAGCTTTAAATTTACCTAAAGCGATTGCCCAATATGATGAAAATTATGGGCAAAGTCAGGTTTACTACCATCAAGTTAATTTCAAAATTAAAACCAAGCCTTCAGAGCACTATAGTGTCACTTGGCAGGGCTGTGCCAAAGATCGTATTTGTTATCCGCCACAAACCATTGAGTTTCAAACTGATGCAGATGGCTTGGTTGGTGTGCAAAACCAAGCAGGAACAGCACCAAAACGATTGCTAGATTTGGCAAATACTCAATCCGACACTTCTTCAGATTCAAAATTTTTAGAAAAAGAGCAGAGTACAGAGCCTGTAGTAGATCCATCTACGCCACAAATTGCACAAGATCAGATCTGGTCAGCTAAGTTAATTGAGCACTCGCTTTGGTATGGAGTTTTATTATTTCTCGGTTTAGGCATGTTGCTCGCATTTACGCCATGTTCTTTACCGATGTTGCCTATTTTAACTTCGCTGATTATTCGAGAACATAAAGGTCTAAAGGCTTGGACCATTGCACTTACTTTTGTTTGCAGCATGGCATTAGTCTATGCAGGCTTGGGTTTAATTGCTTCTTCGGCAGGTTTAAATTTTCAGCGCTGGTTACAACAGCCTGCAACTTTGATTGCTTTTAGTTTGTTGTTTATTGTATTTGCTCTGAACCTATTTGGCTTGTTTGAGATTCGTTTGCCACAAACATGGTTAAACAGACTTGACCGTATTCAGTCGATGCAACAAGGTGGCACTTTAGTGGGTGCTGGAGTCATGGGTGTGGTTTCTGCACTCTTGGTCGGTCCTTGTATGACAGCACCTCTCGCTGGAACTTTATTATTTATTTCTCAAACACAAAACCAATGGCAAGGTGCTTTGCTTTTATTTTGCCTAGGTTTTGGAATGGGAATTCCGTTGTTACTGGCAAGTATTTTAGGGGCAAAATTCTTACCTAAAGCGGGCGACTGGATGCATCAGATTAAAGTGATTTTTGCTTTTCTGATGTTGGGTTTAAGCCTCTACTTTATTCGTCCGTTATTGCCAGATTGGAGCATGCAAGTACTTAGTTTAGTACTAGGCCTCGCTTTTATAGCATATGCTGTTTATCAGTTTTTCTGGAAAAAAGGACAGCTACAATGGCTCTACGCGATCTTATTATTAATCGTTACCCCTTTTGTAGCCTATAACCAATATCAGCATATTCAAAATCGAACTTTGCAAAGTTCTGACCACATGGCTGAGTGGCATGTTGCGACTAGCGCGGCAGACTTCCAAAAGATTTTAGCAGCAGCACCTACTGATCGGGCTATTGTGGTTGATGTATATGCCGATTGGTGTGTTGCTTGCCAACCAATTGAGCACCGTATTTTAAAAGCACCTGAGGTTCAGTCTGCTCTTACACCTTACTATTTAATTAAGCTTGATTTGAGTCATTATGATCAGTCACATGAAGCGCTACTCAAGCAATGGAATATTTTGGGACCACCGACCTATCTATTTTTAAGCCCAGAGCAAAAAGAGATTCGTGCTCTACGCTTAACGGGTGCTTTTAGTCAGCAAGAACTTTTGCAACAACTCGCGAGTTTGGCAAAATTAAAACAATCATAA
- a CDS encoding GGDEF domain-containing protein produces MKSRFITHPIHRIKQVIIDFIYNNHIINWTPLQKSALMLTLACAMNFSWILWKGYILITPSVWQWTHLPLVESQIWLNLLTLFLLALLIIPCYRYKNDEWAQRIIPLVSVQFFTLMLCHDGYLIGSISPATMVGYVGTIGVGLVLFDRKIVYSALVPATIILTVCTYLSMKGVLPYAPLFNLIAMQRAQTNPFWLGSMAFFIMPILLACFILFEILLTQWRQRETYIQRLSQLDPLTNVLNRRSLNTHLESLHQQQFDYAVVLLDIDHFKKINDIYGHHQGDQVLIEIAQCLSENLRSEDIIGRFGGEEFILLLPHTDIIQAEKIAERCRCALQELPVCSAQNSPIHISASFGISSSAFAQDPYLVIRQADQALYAVKASGRNQVRTFHQTEAVNSL; encoded by the coding sequence ATGAAAAGTCGTTTCATCACTCATCCAATACATAGAATAAAACAGGTGATAATCGATTTCATCTACAATAATCACATCATCAACTGGACACCACTACAAAAAAGTGCACTGATGCTTACACTTGCCTGTGCAATGAATTTCAGTTGGATTTTATGGAAAGGTTATATTTTAATTACCCCTAGTGTCTGGCAATGGACACATTTACCTTTAGTTGAGTCGCAAATCTGGCTCAATTTATTAACCTTATTTTTATTGGCTCTTTTGATTATCCCCTGCTATCGCTACAAAAATGATGAATGGGCTCAACGAATTATTCCTTTAGTGAGCGTGCAATTTTTTACACTCATGCTATGCCACGATGGATATTTAATTGGCAGCATTAGCCCCGCCACTATGGTCGGTTATGTCGGCACGATTGGGGTAGGTCTGGTATTATTTGATCGAAAAATTGTTTATAGCGCTCTTGTACCTGCGACAATTATTTTAACTGTATGTACTTATTTGAGTATGAAAGGTGTTTTGCCTTATGCACCCTTATTTAATCTGATTGCGATGCAACGTGCTCAAACCAATCCATTTTGGTTAGGAAGCATGGCTTTTTTTATTATGCCCATTTTATTGGCATGTTTTATTTTATTTGAAATATTACTCACCCAATGGCGTCAGCGCGAAACTTATATTCAACGTTTAAGCCAACTTGATCCATTAACTAATGTATTAAATAGACGTAGTTTAAATACGCATTTAGAGTCGCTACATCAACAGCAATTTGATTATGCTGTGGTACTTCTTGATATCGATCATTTTAAAAAAATTAATGATATATACGGCCATCACCAAGGTGATCAGGTCTTAATTGAAATCGCTCAATGTCTTTCTGAGAACTTACGTAGCGAGGACATTATTGGTCGATTTGGTGGAGAGGAATTTATTTTATTACTCCCCCACACCGATATTATTCAAGCAGAAAAAATTGCTGAGCGTTGTCGCTGTGCTTTACAAGAATTACCTGTTTGTAGTGCTCAAAATAGTCCTATTCATATTAGTGCAAGTTTTGGAATAAGCAGTTCAGCTTTTGCACAGGACCCTTATCTTGTTATTCGACAGGCTGACCAAGCTCTCTACGCGGTGAAAGCTTCAGGCCGTAATCAGGTACGTACATTTCATCAGACTGAAGCTGTTAATAGCTTATGA
- a CDS encoding alpha/beta hydrolase, whose protein sequence is MNISNVWKYYFTETFLKTTIRKPSQLNLPATALRPVLDQMCRAFPRQKNVSVRPIRLAGIKGEEIKPQDSATQLIFHIHGGAFFLGSVKTHHAFMTDLAARTQMQIIHVDYPLAPEHPYPEATEALYDIYQSLVVQGVQPKDIILSGDSCGANLALALCLRLKEQPELMPSGLILLSPFLDLTLTSESLRFNKKHDALLSIEALQTGTQYYIGNHIAADDPRVSPIFDDLHGLPPTLVQVGSKEILLDDAKRFREKAEDAGVKVQFKLYTGMWHNFQMFNAWFDEAKQALADIAEFAHELDKT, encoded by the coding sequence ATGAATATATCAAATGTTTGGAAATATTATTTTACAGAAACTTTTCTTAAAACAACAATTCGCAAGCCAAGTCAGCTAAATTTGCCGGCTACCGCCTTACGTCCCGTTCTAGATCAGATGTGTCGTGCTTTCCCAAGGCAAAAAAATGTTTCTGTGCGCCCAATTCGGCTAGCAGGCATTAAAGGTGAAGAAATCAAACCACAAGATTCTGCCACTCAACTGATTTTTCACATTCACGGCGGCGCTTTTTTTCTTGGCAGTGTCAAAACACACCATGCTTTCATGACGGATTTAGCTGCTCGTACTCAAATGCAGATTATTCATGTGGACTATCCACTTGCACCAGAGCATCCTTATCCTGAGGCAACTGAAGCTCTATATGACATCTATCAATCTTTAGTAGTACAAGGTGTTCAGCCTAAAGATATTATTTTGTCAGGTGATTCATGCGGAGCAAATTTAGCGCTAGCACTTTGCTTACGTTTAAAAGAACAACCCGAGCTCATGCCAAGTGGTCTGATTTTGCTATCTCCTTTTTTGGATTTAACACTCACGAGTGAGTCGCTCAGATTTAATAAAAAACATGATGCCTTACTCTCTATTGAAGCGCTGCAAACAGGAACTCAGTACTATATAGGCAATCATATTGCAGCTGATGACCCACGTGTTTCGCCTATTTTCGATGACTTACATGGCCTACCGCCCACTTTGGTTCAAGTGGGGTCTAAAGAAATCTTATTAGACGATGCCAAACGTTTTAGAGAAAAAGCTGAAGATGCTGGTGTTAAAGTTCAATTCAAACTTTATACAGGCATGTGGCATAATTTCCAGATGTTTAATGCATGGTTTGATGAAGCCAAACAAGCATTGGCAGATATTGCCGAATTTGCTCACGAACTTGATAAAACTTAA
- a CDS encoding DUF2147 domain-containing protein: MKKIALALGLIGMAAFANAADSLNGTVWKTIDDQTNKPKAVVKFTEQKDGTLTATIQNILTPGEENACTKCEGPYKNKPLKGVTIVHNLKNVGGNSYENGTILDPKSGKTYKLKGELTDGGKKLKLRGYIGVSALGRNQTWIRAN, encoded by the coding sequence ATGAAAAAGATTGCTTTAGCTTTAGGACTCATTGGTATGGCTGCATTTGCCAATGCGGCTGATTCACTCAATGGAACGGTATGGAAAACGATTGATGATCAGACCAACAAGCCAAAAGCCGTAGTGAAATTTACGGAACAGAAGGACGGAACCTTAACTGCAACCATTCAAAACATTTTGACACCGGGCGAAGAAAACGCTTGTACAAAATGTGAAGGTCCGTATAAAAACAAACCACTTAAAGGTGTCACCATTGTACATAATTTAAAAAATGTAGGTGGTAACAGTTATGAAAACGGTACGATTTTAGACCCTAAATCTGGTAAAACTTACAAACTGAAAGGTGAGTTAACCGATGGCGGTAAAAAGCTTAAACTACGTGGTTATATTGGCGTTTCTGCACTTGGTCGTAACCAAACATGGATTCGCGCTAACTAA
- a CDS encoding arsenate reductase, protein MLKIYGIKNCNSMKKAFDALQAKALSYDFHDYKKQGIDADTLKIWLKEIGQDTVLNKKGTTWRKLSEEEQNRALSSEDNLIEALIAQPSLIKRPVLQTSQGFIVGFDESTYQNIQA, encoded by the coding sequence ATGTTAAAAATTTATGGAATTAAAAACTGTAATTCAATGAAAAAAGCATTTGATGCTTTGCAAGCCAAAGCGCTTAGCTATGATTTTCACGATTATAAAAAACAAGGCATTGATGCAGATACTTTAAAGATCTGGTTAAAAGAAATTGGGCAAGATACAGTTCTCAATAAAAAAGGAACGACTTGGCGCAAGCTTTCAGAAGAAGAACAAAATCGTGCTTTAAGCAGTGAAGATAACCTTATTGAAGCACTCATTGCTCAACCAAGTTTAATTAAAAGACCTGTTTTACAAACCTCACAAGGTTTCATTGTAGGTTTTGATGAATCTACCTATCAAAACATCCAAGCATAA
- a CDS encoding exodeoxyribonuclease III, protein MIPKDQYPSDVKILRVVSINVNGLRSSVTKGLLEWLEQSDADVVCMQESRITHEQWTEKFRPEGWHTHLFPAERAGYAGTAIYSRLPFVSVKDGLGFELADSQGRFISAEFDLGLSHPVHIASLYLPSGSSGEEAQARKDLFLGEYAKILKQWRDENKSVIICGDYNIVHKRIDIKNWSGNQKSSGCLPHERAWLDHIYDELGYVDTFRVVRAEAELYSWWSNRGQARAKNVGWRIDYQACSPDWKTRVANAWVFKDQWFSDHAPVIIDYKIQE, encoded by the coding sequence ATGATACCAAAGGATCAGTATCCAAGTGATGTAAAAATTCTTCGAGTCGTTTCCATTAACGTAAATGGCTTACGTTCTTCAGTAACGAAAGGCTTACTTGAATGGTTAGAACAATCAGATGCCGATGTCGTATGCATGCAGGAAAGCCGCATTACCCATGAACAATGGACTGAAAAATTTAGACCCGAAGGATGGCATACCCATCTCTTTCCAGCAGAGCGTGCAGGTTACGCGGGGACTGCGATATATAGCCGCCTACCCTTCGTCTCTGTTAAAGATGGTTTAGGATTTGAGCTAGCTGACAGTCAAGGCCGCTTTATTTCTGCGGAATTCGATTTAGGTTTGTCACATCCGGTACATATTGCATCATTATACTTACCTTCAGGCTCAAGTGGTGAAGAAGCGCAAGCACGTAAAGATTTATTTTTAGGTGAATACGCAAAAATCTTGAAACAATGGCGTGATGAAAACAAGTCAGTCATCATTTGTGGTGACTACAATATTGTTCATAAACGTATTGATATCAAAAACTGGTCAGGTAACCAGAAATCATCTGGTTGTTTACCTCATGAACGTGCATGGCTTGACCATATTTACGATGAGCTTGGCTATGTCGATACTTTCCGTGTAGTTCGCGCCGAAGCAGAACTTTATTCATGGTGGTCAAATCGAGGGCAAGCTCGTGCAAAAAATGTAGGGTGGCGTATTGACTATCAAGCATGTTCACCAGACTGGAAAACACGTGTAGCCAACGCATGGGTCTTTAAAGATCAATGGTTTAGCGACCACGCGCCTGTTATCATCGACTATAAAATTCAAGAGTAA
- the pyrE gene encoding orotate phosphoribosyltransferase yields the protein MTTPVSFHPQAFIELALSRGVLKFGEFTLKSGRVSPYFFNAGLLNDGEALSLLAQGYADKLTQCQNVDVIFGPAYKGIPFVAATAVALSQVHNKSVPWGFNRKEAKDHGEGGVLVGAAVEGKKVWIIDDVITAGTAIREVVTILKNAGATIAGVLVALDRQERGQGELSAIQEVQKELEIPVHALITMKDLMDYLEAKGEKEALANMQAYREKYGI from the coding sequence ATGACAACGCCTGTGTCATTTCACCCGCAAGCATTTATCGAACTCGCATTATCACGCGGTGTGCTTAAATTTGGTGAGTTTACTTTAAAATCTGGACGCGTGAGTCCTTATTTTTTTAATGCAGGCCTACTCAACGATGGTGAAGCTTTATCTCTTTTAGCGCAAGGCTATGCTGATAAATTAACACAATGCCAAAATGTTGATGTGATTTTTGGACCAGCTTACAAAGGTATTCCTTTTGTAGCAGCGACTGCTGTTGCTTTGTCGCAAGTGCATAACAAAAGTGTTCCATGGGGCTTTAACCGTAAAGAAGCGAAAGATCATGGTGAAGGCGGTGTTCTAGTTGGTGCTGCGGTTGAAGGTAAAAAAGTCTGGATTATTGATGACGTAATTACCGCAGGGACAGCGATTCGTGAAGTTGTAACGATTTTGAAAAATGCTGGCGCAACTATTGCGGGCGTTTTGGTGGCATTAGATCGTCAAGAACGCGGTCAAGGTGAGCTTTCTGCAATTCAAGAAGTTCAAAAAGAATTAGAAATTCCTGTGCACGCACTCATTACCATGAAAGATTTAATGGATTATTTAGAGGCAAAAGGCGAAAAAGAAGCGCTAGCAAACATGCAAGCTTATCGCGAGAAATACGGTATCTAA